The region TGCACAAGGCTCCGCTTCAAAAAAATTAAAGATAGAAATTGGCGACAGGATTGCGCTCACGCCAACGATGGGTTGGAACAGCTGGAACTGTTTCGGGCACGAGGTTTCTGCCGATAAAGTGAAACGGGCAAGTGATGCTTTGATTAAATCCGGCTTGGTAAATCACGGTTGGAATTACATCAATGTCGATGATTCGTGGCAATTCAACAGAGATGGAAAAGACCCGTCGTTTCAGGGAAAAATGCGTGATGACAAAGGTTATATTTTGACCAATTCCAAATTTCCGGATATGAAAAACCTAGCCGATTACATTCACGGAAACGGTTTGAAAATGGGAATTTACTCTTCGCCCGGACCCTGGACTTGTGGTGGATGCGCCGGAAGTTACGGTTACGAAAAACAGGACGCTGAAAGTTATGCCAAATGGGGCGTCGATTACCTGAAATACGATTGGTGCAGTTATGGTGGCGTGATTGACGGTTTGCCGGATAACGATTCGAACAAAGTTCCGTCATTGGCTTTCAACGGTGGTGGCGATTTGGATAAAGGAGTGAAGCCATTCAAATTGATGGGGAATCTTCTTAAACAGCAAAAGCGAGATATCGTCTATAACCTTTGTCAGTACGGGATGGGCGATGTCTGGAAATGGGGCGATGAAGCCGATGCGCAATCGTGGCGAACCACCAATGACATTACAGATACTTGGGCGAGCGTCAAAAATATTGCATTGGCACAGGATAAAGCATCTGCGTTTGCGAAGCCCGGAAACTGGAACGACCCGGATATGTTGGTCGTCGGAATTGTAGGTTGGGGAAATCCGCATCAGAGCCGTTTGAAACCCGATGAGCAATATTTACACATCAGTTTGTGGAGCATTTTTTCCGCGCCGTTGCTGATTGGTTGCGACCTTGAAAAACTGGACGATTTTACCTTAAATCTTTTAACGAATGATGAAGTGATTGCTGTAAACCAAGACGTTTTGGGAAAACAGGGCGTTTGTCTGCAGACGATTGGCGAGCTTAAAATTTATGTGAAAGAACTGGAAGACGGTGGGAATGCAGTGGCTTTTGCCAACTTTGGAAGGGATAAAGTGAAGATGTCTTACAAGGATTTTAAAACACTGGGAATTTCAGGAAATCAAACGGTGAGAGATATTTGGAGACAGAAAGATATTGCAAAAATCAATGCAGATAAGGGAAATCTGGCTTTGGATATTCCGGCGCACGGCGTTGCTTTTTACAAATTCATTTCAAAATAATAATATTTAATTATGATTCAGTTTAAATCAAAATATATAACGTTATCATTTTTGCTGGCAGGAATTTGTATTTCCGCCCAAAATCCGGTTATTCAGACTCATTTTACGCCAGATCCTGCACCGATGGTGTACAAAAATAAAATGTATGTCTACACCGGAGACGATATTCCCGGCTATGATTTTTATTATATGACGAAATGGAGAGTGTATTCTTCTGATGATATGGCGAACTGGACCGACCACGGTTCTCCGCTTTCACTGGAATCTTTCAGTTGGGCTCGTGACAGAGCCTGGGCGGCGCAATGTGTGGAACGTAATGGCAAATTTTATTGGTATATCTGCGTGCAGACCGTTGATAATAATATGGCGATTGGTGTGGCGGTATCGGACAGTCCGACTGGTCCTTTTAAAGATGCGCTCGGAAAACCATTGGTGACAACGGGAACCTGGGATAATATAGACCCGACGGTTTTTATTGATGATGACGGACAAGCCTATCTGTATTGGGGGAACAGCAAATTATTTTACGTGAAGCTCAACAAAGATATGGTTTCGTATGAAGGAAAGATCACCGAAATTCCACAATCGGTGGAAGCTTTTGGCGGATTGAGACGTCCTGGAAGAAGTGATGAGGTTTTGCAGAAACAGGAACAGTTTAAAGATGTTTTTGTGGAAGGTCCCTGGTTTTACAAACGCAACAAGCAATATTATATGATGTATG is a window of Candidatus Chryseobacterium colombiense DNA encoding:
- a CDS encoding NPCBM/NEW2 domain-containing protein, with the translated sequence MLKTKIFLIAVTFLLSGNISKAQSTVWLDQLDLSVATQGHGKPGINTSVDGKPLTIAGQVFKRGFGTHAESSLLIKLNSKAKSFSAMVGMDDEIKGQNPAAEFEIYGDNKKLWSSGIMHLGDKAKPVSVSLEGIKQLELVVTDGGNGPYYDHADWVNAKFETNGLSTLETFNPIASEPYILTPKPAPTPKINSAGVYGARPGSPFLFRIPATGDRPMTFSAKNLPTGLILDSQTGIITGKVDTKGTYDVVLNAKNAQGSASKKLKIEIGDRIALTPTMGWNSWNCFGHEVSADKVKRASDALIKSGLVNHGWNYINVDDSWQFNRDGKDPSFQGKMRDDKGYILTNSKFPDMKNLADYIHGNGLKMGIYSSPGPWTCGGCAGSYGYEKQDAESYAKWGVDYLKYDWCSYGGVIDGLPDNDSNKVPSLAFNGGGDLDKGVKPFKLMGNLLKQQKRDIVYNLCQYGMGDVWKWGDEADAQSWRTTNDITDTWASVKNIALAQDKASAFAKPGNWNDPDMLVVGIVGWGNPHQSRLKPDEQYLHISLWSIFSAPLLIGCDLEKLDDFTLNLLTNDEVIAVNQDVLGKQGVCLQTIGELKIYVKELEDGGNAVAFANFGRDKVKMSYKDFKTLGISGNQTVRDIWRQKDIAKINADKGNLALDIPAHGVAFYKFISK
- a CDS encoding glycoside hydrolase family 43 protein, translated to MIQFKSKYITLSFLLAGICISAQNPVIQTHFTPDPAPMVYKNKMYVYTGDDIPGYDFYYMTKWRVYSSDDMANWTDHGSPLSLESFSWARDRAWAAQCVERNGKFYWYICVQTVDNNMAIGVAVSDSPTGPFKDALGKPLVTTGTWDNIDPTVFIDDDGQAYLYWGNSKLFYVKLNKDMVSYEGKITEIPQSVEAFGGLRRPGRSDEVLQKQEQFKDVFVEGPWFYKRNKQYYMMYAGMTDRTECLSYSVSNSPTGPWRYQGKIMTGQPTNSFTNHGGIIDFKGKSYLFYHTGLLPGAGSYGRSTSIEEFKYNQDGSIPKITMTKEGVNPVATLNPYKRNEAETIAWSEKCSTSENKKTGVYVSDTRVGGYIKVRSVDFEKGASEFSASIAAGVDGGILEVRLDKVDGNKIAEIEVPRTGGWEEFKTLTSKISESVSGVHDVYFVFKGKNITTGRVLFNFDHWSFKKK